One window of the Caminibacter pacificus genome contains the following:
- a CDS encoding NifB/NifX family molybdenum-iron cluster-binding protein yields MRVAFPTNNQKTVANHIGLAKGFLIIDTNTGEKYYIDNPVLKKINEEHIDLKELPEGQRGLGTGRILPALLKEAGVDVLVARDFGEGMIRNLEFEGIRPLLTEEKDIQAVLNDIDSLKEPEIEEDYYPRGVGYSRRYAYGFGYGRGYGRGMGFGRGFGRGQGFGYGRRGRGFGRGLGFGRRFRGDFD; encoded by the coding sequence ATGAGAGTAGCATTTCCTACAAACAACCAAAAAACAGTTGCAAACCATATCGGTCTTGCAAAAGGATTTTTAATTATTGATACTAATACCGGAGAAAAATATTACATAGACAATCCGGTACTTAAAAAAATCAACGAAGAACATATCGACCTTAAAGAACTACCTGAAGGACAAAGAGGCCTTGGTACGGGTAGAATTTTGCCTGCTTTGCTTAAAGAAGCTGGAGTTGACGTGCTTGTAGCAAGAGATTTCGGTGAAGGTATGATTAGAAACCTTGAATTTGAAGGTATCAGACCTCTTCTTACCGAAGAGAAAGATATCCAAGCCGTACTAAACGATATCGACTCTTTAAAAGAGCCTGAAATCGAAGAAGATTATTACCCAAGAGGCGTAGGATACTCAAGAAGATACGCTTATGGTTTCGGATATGGCAGAGGATACGGAAGAGGTATGGGATTTGGAAGAGGTTTTGGCAGAGGCCAAGGCTTCGGATACGGAAGACGCGGCAGAGGTTTCGGTCGCGGTTTGGGATTTGGTAGAAGATTTAGAGGGGATTTTGACTAA
- a CDS encoding MFS transporter gives MSANYKENNLKNILHGFFLAVAMSVADPSTILPLIVHHFSESVVLVGVFASLLRGGAIAVQLFAAFYAQSYKKVMPYLKRVFLARFLSWLAIGLAILIIGDKNPTLTLIVFGIGLFIFSFSAGFGSIYFSEIIAKIFDKKERGKSMANRQFFAAIGAIISGGIAGWVLSAFEPPKSYAYLFIISSFLLGIGLYAFSTIKEPVKENVRVKEESFIKFLKNAFVFLKQDKALQIQILTILFSYSFLFAFPFVILKANQTIHLTGWLIGGFVTVQMFGALLGNLVWKKLAPKYKLIIISAFISMISAFVIALFAKNAIMYALVFFLIGFAMDGFKIAGMNLLFEIAPEDKRPIYVALQNNLTSIGLFFAIPGGFILKAFGYNVLYVFTIIMLMIGLFFATRLKAE, from the coding sequence TTGTCAGCAAATTATAAAGAAAACAATCTAAAAAACATACTTCACGGATTTTTCTTAGCGGTGGCGATGAGTGTTGCGGACCCTTCTACGATTTTGCCGCTTATTGTTCATCATTTTAGCGAAAGTGTTGTGCTTGTAGGTGTTTTTGCTTCACTTTTGAGGGGTGGGGCGATTGCTGTGCAGCTTTTTGCCGCTTTTTATGCTCAGAGCTATAAAAAAGTAATGCCGTATTTGAAGCGTGTATTTTTGGCGAGATTTTTGAGTTGGCTTGCTATCGGGCTGGCTATTTTGATTATAGGCGATAAAAATCCTACATTAACGTTGATAGTTTTCGGGATAGGGCTTTTTATATTTAGTTTTTCGGCAGGTTTTGGGAGTATCTATTTTAGTGAAATAATTGCTAAGATTTTTGATAAAAAAGAGCGTGGAAAATCTATGGCAAACAGGCAGTTTTTTGCTGCTATAGGTGCAATTATCAGTGGAGGTATCGCAGGTTGGGTGCTTAGTGCGTTCGAGCCTCCGAAAAGTTATGCCTATTTATTTATAATTAGTAGTTTTTTGCTCGGTATCGGGTTATATGCTTTTTCTACAATCAAAGAGCCTGTAAAAGAAAATGTTAGAGTTAAAGAAGAGAGTTTTATAAAATTCCTAAAAAACGCTTTTGTCTTCCTAAAACAAGACAAAGCTTTGCAAATTCAGATTTTAACTATACTTTTTAGTTATTCGTTTTTGTTTGCTTTTCCGTTTGTTATTCTAAAAGCCAATCAAACGATTCATCTCACAGGTTGGCTTATCGGTGGCTTTGTTACCGTTCAGATGTTCGGAGCGTTGCTTGGAAATTTGGTTTGGAAAAAGCTTGCTCCTAAATATAAACTTATAATTATTTCGGCTTTTATTTCTATGATAAGTGCATTTGTTATCGCTCTTTTTGCAAAAAATGCAATTATGTACGCTTTAGTCTTTTTCTTAATCGGTTTTGCAATGGACGGATTTAAAATTGCGGGGATGAATTTGTTGTTTGAAATAGCTCCTGAAGATAAACGACCTATTTATGTAGCATTGCAAAACAACCTAACTTCAATAGGTCTGTTTTTCGCTATTCCGGGCGGATTTATTTTAAAAGCGTTCGGATATAACGTGCTTTATGTATTTACGATTATTATGCTTATGATAGGTCTGTTTTTTGCGACGAGACTAAAAGCGGAGTAA
- a CDS encoding ATP-dependent helicase, which translates to MPLSKLNKEQLQAATAPLGHNLVIASAGTGKTSTIVGRIAYLLEEGIKPEEILLLTFTNKAAAEMKERVARVIPSAKNIEAGTFHSVSYRWLKKLNKNITLKTPKDLKILFKSIYDKRDFSRLGIEEKPYSANYLFDLYSLYLNSNAPSFEEWLLQKAPSHEPYALIYEDIFDEYENIKKEHNLVDFNSLLIEMTNHLKNGIENPYREVLVDEYQDTNPLQNELIESVKQEGLFCVGDYDQSIYAFNGADISIISTFDKRYENAKVFTLKKNYRSYGEILDIANRVIKNNPRIYPKTLEVTRGYSGEYPKVLMYNDTFEEYRDIASRILTSTTKREEIAILFRNNSSADAIEAMLREKGIECKRKGGMSFFDSREIKITLDLLTFLINPKDIMAFIHIFEYAKGVGSAIAGEIFEALMTLGDGDAIKGFLNPDTSKKVFTKKRTSYQLGLFDDFVTLGSVSKFVNLGFDEEFLANPILRHPKLSIEGAEFLHNFYQFLKRIKRFKNPQAIFNELINSKIFDHIISNIAKERAKDKNGKIDEERYHEAKEKIKNKVKILGNLLKNYSDLERFLNAMVLGASEMSEGSGVNLLTVHASKGLEFEEVYIVDMMEGRFPNIKLSKPAGGIEEERRLFYVAVTRAKDRLFFALAKNDRIKNITYEPSRFLKEAGYKV; encoded by the coding sequence TTGCCGTTAAGTAAATTAAACAAAGAACAACTCCAAGCCGCAACCGCTCCTTTGGGGCATAATTTGGTAATTGCGAGTGCCGGGACGGGTAAAACTTCTACGATTGTAGGAAGAATCGCTTATCTTTTAGAAGAAGGTATAAAACCCGAAGAAATTTTACTCCTTACATTCACCAATAAAGCCGCAGCCGAAATGAAAGAGAGAGTCGCGCGTGTGATTCCAAGCGCAAAAAATATAGAAGCCGGCACTTTTCACTCGGTAAGCTACAGATGGCTAAAAAAACTCAATAAAAACATAACCCTAAAAACTCCCAAAGATTTGAAAATTCTTTTTAAGTCCATATACGACAAAAGAGATTTTTCTCGTCTCGGAATAGAAGAAAAACCTTATAGTGCCAATTATCTTTTTGATTTGTACTCTTTATACCTAAACTCAAACGCTCCCTCTTTTGAAGAGTGGCTGTTGCAAAAAGCTCCCTCTCACGAGCCGTATGCATTAATATACGAAGATATTTTCGACGAGTATGAAAACATAAAAAAAGAGCACAATTTGGTCGATTTCAATTCTTTATTGATCGAAATGACAAACCACCTAAAAAACGGAATAGAAAATCCTTATAGAGAAGTGCTCGTAGATGAATATCAAGATACCAATCCTTTACAAAACGAACTTATTGAGTCGGTAAAACAAGAGGGGCTTTTTTGTGTGGGTGATTACGACCAAAGTATTTATGCTTTTAACGGAGCGGATATTTCTATTATTTCCACTTTTGATAAGAGATACGAAAACGCAAAAGTTTTTACTTTAAAGAAAAACTATAGAAGTTACGGCGAAATTTTGGATATTGCAAATAGGGTTATCAAAAACAACCCGAGAATTTATCCCAAAACCCTTGAAGTTACCAGAGGATACAGCGGTGAGTATCCGAAAGTTTTGATGTATAACGATACTTTTGAAGAGTATAGGGATATCGCAAGCAGGATTTTAACAAGCACTACAAAAAGAGAAGAAATAGCAATACTTTTTAGAAACAACTCTTCAGCCGATGCGATTGAAGCGATGCTTAGAGAAAAAGGAATAGAGTGCAAAAGAAAAGGCGGTATGAGTTTTTTTGACAGCAGAGAAATTAAAATAACTCTTGATTTGCTCACTTTTCTAATAAACCCGAAAGATATTATGGCTTTTATTCATATTTTCGAATACGCTAAAGGTGTCGGAAGTGCAATTGCCGGCGAAATCTTCGAAGCTCTAATGACGCTTGGCGATGGTGATGCGATAAAGGGGTTTTTAAATCCCGATACTTCAAAAAAAGTCTTTACCAAAAAAAGAACTTCATATCAGTTGGGGCTTTTTGATGATTTCGTTACGTTAGGGAGTGTGAGTAAGTTCGTAAATTTGGGGTTTGATGAAGAATTTTTGGCAAATCCGATACTAAGACACCCGAAACTATCTATTGAAGGTGCCGAATTTTTACATAATTTTTATCAATTCTTAAAGAGAATAAAGCGATTTAAAAATCCTCAAGCTATTTTTAACGAATTAATAAATTCGAAAATTTTCGATCATATTATTTCGAACATAGCAAAAGAACGCGCAAAAGACAAAAACGGAAAAATAGACGAAGAGAGATATCACGAAGCGAAAGAAAAAATAAAAAACAAAGTCAAAATTTTAGGCAATCTTTTAAAAAATTATTCGGATTTGGAGAGGTTTTTAAACGCTATGGTGCTTGGTGCGAGCGAAATGAGTGAGGGGAGCGGAGTGAACTTATTGACCGTACATGCAAGCAAAGGTCTTGAATTCGAAGAAGTTTATATCGTAGATATGATGGAGGGGCGTTTTCCAAATATCAAACTTTCAAAACCTGCCGGAGGTATAGAAGAAGAGAGAAGACTTTTTTACGTAGCAGTCACGCGTGCAAAAGACAGGCTTTTTTTCGCACTTGCAAAAAACGACAGAATAAAAAATATCACTTACGAGCCGAGTAGGTTTTTAAAAGAAGCGGGGTATAAGGTTTAA
- the fliW gene encoding flagellar assembly protein FliW, with amino-acid sequence MYKIKKPIPGFENFNEATFQLIDESFALLKINDYIFTLVNPFALDKNYSFEIPADVKVLLDIDEKNPPLVYCNLVRQEPFKDSIVNFKAPILLNPKNHTLAQVILEDYDYAPIKDFIKK; translated from the coding sequence ATGTATAAAATAAAAAAGCCGATACCGGGGTTTGAGAACTTTAACGAAGCTACTTTTCAGTTGATAGACGAAAGTTTCGCTCTTTTAAAAATAAACGACTACATCTTCACGCTTGTCAATCCTTTTGCGCTTGATAAAAACTACTCTTTCGAGATTCCGGCCGATGTGAAGGTTTTGCTGGATATAGACGAAAAAAATCCTCCTCTTGTATATTGCAATCTCGTCAGACAAGAGCCGTTTAAGGATTCTATCGTTAATTTTAAAGCGCCGATTTTGCTAAATCCGAAAAATCATACCTTAGCTCAGGTGATATTGGAAGATTACGACTACGCTCCTATAAAAGATTTTATAAAAAAATGA
- a CDS encoding cation:proton antiporter, with the protein MHYIWTELFILFLTIFVAKILAKKTNTVDVLWYIVLGAVLGNLHILSEDHRIEFLGEIGIILVMFALGFEENLSNFLKGVKKAWGIAIIGAIFPFLAGFLSAKFFGFSTNSALIWGLTMTATAVSLTMVSLKSLGLEKTPAATGIMTSAVVDDVLSLIGVAVLLPIILSGNTQNGNLVVDFEKLMNTFFDVLAFFGFVYLVGKFIVPHKKGIRYLFIVDRGNYAVLGVFILVFLFGDVAHILGFHPAIGAYFAGLILKAEYFEVGNQNRAKEIEKITNTMAFTVFGPVFFILLGGKIIFEPHILKEVIIPTLTLFVLVLVFQVLSAAFAAKYTGGYSSKDSWLIGFGMLGRAELAFIVLNITYVQNHLISQEEFYTLMFVTFLLNISVPLLLKWYKPIYESE; encoded by the coding sequence ATGCACTACATCTGGACCGAGCTTTTTATACTTTTTTTGACGATATTCGTCGCAAAAATTCTTGCAAAAAAGACGAATACGGTCGATGTACTTTGGTATATCGTGCTCGGTGCGGTACTTGGAAATTTGCATATTTTAAGCGAAGACCACAGAATCGAGTTTTTGGGTGAGATAGGGATTATTCTTGTTATGTTCGCGCTCGGATTCGAAGAGAATCTGAGTAATTTTTTAAAAGGCGTCAAAAAAGCGTGGGGAATTGCGATTATCGGTGCGATTTTTCCTTTTTTGGCAGGATTTTTGAGTGCCAAATTTTTCGGGTTTTCTACTAATTCCGCTCTAATTTGGGGACTTACGATGACGGCTACGGCCGTATCGCTTACTATGGTGAGTTTAAAGTCTTTGGGACTTGAAAAAACTCCGGCGGCTACCGGTATTATGACGAGTGCCGTTGTGGATGATGTGCTTAGTTTAATAGGAGTTGCGGTACTTTTGCCTATTATTCTTAGCGGAAACACTCAAAACGGGAATTTGGTAGTCGATTTTGAAAAATTAATGAATACGTTTTTTGACGTATTGGCGTTTTTCGGGTTTGTTTATTTGGTGGGTAAATTTATCGTCCCTCACAAAAAAGGAATAAGATATCTTTTTATCGTCGATAGAGGTAATTATGCTGTTTTGGGTGTTTTTATTTTGGTCTTTTTATTCGGAGACGTTGCACATATTTTGGGATTTCATCCGGCGATAGGCGCATATTTTGCTGGGTTGATACTTAAAGCCGAATATTTTGAAGTGGGAAATCAAAATAGAGCCAAAGAGATAGAAAAAATCACCAATACTATGGCTTTTACGGTATTCGGACCGGTATTTTTTATTTTGCTCGGCGGAAAAATAATCTTTGAACCGCATATTCTAAAAGAAGTGATTATACCGACACTTACACTTTTTGTTTTAGTGCTAGTTTTTCAGGTACTCTCCGCCGCTTTTGCCGCAAAATATACGGGCGGATATTCATCAAAAGACAGCTGGCTTATCGGCTTTGGGATGCTCGGGCGTGCCGAGCTTGCTTTTATCGTGCTTAATATCACGTATGTCCAAAATCATCTCATCTCTCAAGAAGAGTTTTATACGCTCATGTTCGTGACGTTTTTGCTTAACATTTCCGTACCTCTTCTTTTGAAATGGTACAAGCCTATTTACGAATCGGAATAG
- the argB gene encoding acetylglutamate kinase gives MQKKIETVKTLLDALPFIRKFYGKTIVIKYGGAAQIDEKLKESFAIDILMLYMVGIKPVIVHGGGKRITEILNALNVKTEFKDGVRVTTEDSIKIAEMVLSGEINKEIVNMLNQHGAKAIGINGKDMSFMKAKSLVGYTGEITSIDGVFINKLLSENLIPVIAPIAAGDSPTHPGYNINADTAASEIAAAIGAKRIIFLTDTPGVLDKNKNLISSLTAGEIENLKKDGTIAGGMIPKVDAALSAVKRGVEKAHIIDGRVEHSILLELLTSEGIGTEIKEK, from the coding sequence ATGCAAAAGAAAATAGAAACGGTAAAAACCTTACTTGACGCACTTCCGTTTATTAGAAAATTTTACGGAAAAACCATAGTTATAAAATACGGAGGTGCGGCGCAGATTGATGAAAAATTAAAAGAGAGTTTTGCAATTGATATTTTGATGCTTTATATGGTGGGAATTAAGCCCGTTATTGTTCACGGAGGCGGTAAAAGAATTACTGAAATTCTAAATGCCCTAAACGTCAAGACCGAATTTAAAGACGGAGTTAGGGTAACTACGGAAGATTCGATTAAAATCGCCGAAATGGTACTAAGCGGCGAAATTAATAAAGAAATTGTAAATATGTTAAATCAGCACGGAGCAAAAGCTATCGGAATCAACGGAAAAGATATGAGCTTTATGAAAGCAAAATCGCTTGTCGGATATACGGGAGAGATTACTTCGATTGACGGAGTGTTTATCAATAAACTTCTAAGCGAAAATCTTATTCCCGTAATTGCGCCTATTGCGGCCGGAGACTCTCCGACACACCCTGGATACAACATAAACGCTGATACCGCAGCAAGCGAAATTGCCGCAGCTATCGGTGCTAAAAGAATTATTTTCCTAACTGATACGCCGGGAGTGCTTGATAAAAACAAAAACCTAATAAGCTCTCTAACGGCAGGTGAAATTGAAAATCTAAAAAAAGACGGAACAATTGCAGGGGGGATGATTCCGAAAGTGGATGCCGCTCTTAGCGCAGTGAAAAGAGGAGTCGAAAAAGCCCATATAATCGATGGAAGAGTGGAGCACTCCATATTGCTCGAGCTATTGACGAGTGAGGGTATAGGTACTGAAATCAAGGAGAAATAA
- the queC gene encoding 7-cyano-7-deazaguanine synthase QueC yields MKAVVILSGGMDSTTAAFIAKQEGYEIIPLHFNYGQRTEKRELKAFNDICDYLKIEKNKRYIIDIPFFKQIGASALVDESLEVPTDGLKPGIPITYVPFRNGIFLSISAAVAEKEGAEAIYIGVVEEDSSGYPDCREEFINYMQKAINAGTKPETKVEIKTPLIHLKKEDIVKKAAEVGVPLELTWSCYKNEDEACGVCDSCRLRLKGFEKAGMKDKIPYKE; encoded by the coding sequence ATGAAAGCTGTGGTGATTTTGAGTGGTGGGATGGACTCTACAACCGCCGCGTTTATTGCAAAGCAAGAGGGATATGAGATTATTCCTCTTCATTTTAACTACGGGCAAAGAACGGAAAAAAGAGAGCTAAAAGCATTTAATGATATTTGCGATTATTTAAAAATCGAAAAAAATAAAAGATATATTATCGATATTCCTTTTTTCAAGCAAATAGGAGCGAGTGCTCTTGTGGATGAGAGTTTGGAAGTGCCTACTGACGGATTGAAACCGGGTATTCCGATAACTTACGTACCTTTTAGAAACGGGATTTTTTTGTCTATTTCGGCAGCTGTTGCTGAAAAAGAGGGAGCTGAAGCTATTTATATCGGTGTTGTGGAAGAGGATAGCAGCGGATATCCGGATTGTAGGGAGGAGTTTATAAATTATATGCAAAAAGCAATAAACGCCGGAACCAAACCGGAAACGAAAGTAGAGATAAAAACTCCTTTGATTCATCTAAAAAAAGAGGATATCGTAAAAAAAGCGGCTGAGGTTGGCGTGCCGTTGGAACTGACTTGGAGTTGTTATAAAAACGAAGATGAAGCGTGCGGGGTTTGTGATAGTTGTAGGTTGAGACTAAAAGGTTTCGAAAAAGCGGGAATGAAAGATAAAATACCATATAAAGAGTAA
- the ybeY gene encoding rRNA maturation RNase YbeY, with protein sequence MIDFDNRTDYEFDIEELKEIYEYLTNKDIELILTTDEEIKELNKAYRNKDKATDVLSFPLEDMPGMPLGSIVISIDTAKKGAQEFGHSVNDEIKLLFIHGLLHLLGYDHETDNGEMREKEKELIEKFNLPKSLIIRND encoded by the coding sequence ATGATAGATTTTGACAATAGAACGGATTATGAGTTTGACATCGAAGAACTAAAAGAAATTTATGAATATCTCACAAATAAAGATATCGAGCTTATTTTGACAACGGATGAAGAGATAAAAGAGCTAAACAAAGCCTACAGAAACAAAGACAAAGCAACCGACGTTTTAAGTTTTCCACTTGAAGATATGCCCGGTATGCCGCTTGGCAGTATCGTAATCTCAATCGACACTGCAAAAAAAGGAGCACAAGAGTTCGGCCATAGTGTTAATGACGAAATAAAACTGCTTTTTATTCACGGACTTTTACATCTTTTGGGATACGACCACGAAACCGACAACGGAGAGATGAGAGAAAAAGAAAAAGAGTTAATAGAAAAGTTCAATCTTCCAAAAAGCCTGATTATAAGAAACGATTAA
- a CDS encoding RNA polymerase factor sigma-54 has product MKLKQKTTQKLSTKLISFLPILKAGIDELYEELKEQSSQNPFLEVKSKKFITASNLKNAITNEIEALSTSKTTLLEELIEQVENSNLFPTEKSKMIAMMIIEDINPQGFFEGDEEEIAMLTGTSVEKVKAIRERFMYLNPVGVGAKDIKEAMLFQLYNTEDIDEELFALTKEIIKNIENIEKYFNHPRFKEAMKIIKQFKVTPNLEFLPDEEIIPEIIIINNDGMLEIKLNDEHYPEIYIKDDPAEDEYSKEKLKEARSLIDALEMRKSTLKKIALMIVEFQYDFFQGGVIKPMKIQDIADALEFAPSTISRAIANKYLLCDRGIIPLKNFFSTALDEEVSANQIKEEIKNIIKNEDENKPLSDDKICDIINKKYNLSLVRRTITKYRESLKIPSSRERKRLYKVGVKF; this is encoded by the coding sequence ATGAAACTAAAACAAAAAACAACCCAAAAACTTTCAACCAAACTTATCAGTTTTTTGCCTATACTAAAAGCGGGAATCGACGAACTTTATGAGGAATTAAAAGAACAATCCTCTCAAAATCCTTTTTTGGAAGTTAAAAGTAAAAAATTCATAACTGCAAGCAACCTAAAAAACGCCATAACTAACGAAATAGAAGCGCTTAGCACTTCAAAAACCACTCTTTTGGAAGAGTTGATAGAACAAGTTGAAAATTCAAATCTCTTCCCAACCGAAAAATCGAAAATGATAGCGATGATGATAATAGAAGATATAAACCCTCAAGGTTTTTTTGAAGGCGATGAAGAGGAAATAGCAATGCTTACAGGCACGAGTGTCGAGAAAGTAAAGGCTATTAGAGAGAGATTTATGTATTTAAATCCTGTGGGAGTCGGGGCAAAAGACATAAAAGAAGCTATGCTTTTTCAGCTTTATAATACCGAAGATATAGACGAAGAGCTTTTTGCCTTGACAAAAGAGATTATAAAAAATATCGAAAACATCGAAAAATATTTTAATCATCCGCGTTTTAAAGAAGCGATGAAAATAATAAAACAATTTAAAGTAACTCCGAATCTCGAGTTTTTGCCGGATGAAGAGATAATTCCGGAAATTATAATCATAAATAACGACGGAATGCTTGAGATAAAACTAAACGACGAACACTACCCCGAAATCTACATAAAAGACGACCCTGCCGAGGATGAGTACTCAAAAGAAAAACTAAAAGAAGCAAGAAGTCTTATCGACGCTCTTGAAATGAGAAAATCGACTCTTAAAAAAATCGCTTTAATGATTGTGGAGTTTCAGTATGACTTTTTTCAAGGCGGGGTTATAAAACCTATGAAAATCCAAGATATCGCCGATGCTTTGGAGTTTGCCCCTTCTACAATCAGCCGCGCGATTGCTAACAAATATCTCTTGTGCGATAGAGGAATTATACCTCTGAAAAACTTCTTTTCAACCGCACTTGATGAGGAAGTTTCTGCAAACCAGATAAAAGAAGAGATAAAAAATATAATCAAAAACGAAGATGAAAACAAACCTTTAAGCGATGACAAAATCTGTGATATTATCAATAAAAAATATAATTTGTCACTTGTCAGAAGGACTATTACGAAATACCGCGAATCATTAAAAATCCCAAGCAGCAGGGAGAGAAAAAGACTTTATAAGGTGGGGGTGAAATTTTAA
- the lptB gene encoding LPS export ABC transporter ATP-binding protein: protein MSKLKAENLKKSFKKTLIIKGVSIEVNTGEVVGLLGPNGAGKTTTFYLICGLLEPDEGKVTLEEQDITKYPLHKKARMGIGYLPQESSVFRDLSVEDNLYIVAEQYYDKDTQKKVVEDLLEKFNIEPIRKRKGINLSGGERRRVEIARALVPRPKFLFLDEPFAGVDPVNVNDIKELVKFLSQENIGVIITDHNVRETLSICNRAYVLKDGNILTHGDANHIVNHPEVKKHYLGEEFRL, encoded by the coding sequence ATGTCAAAATTAAAAGCTGAAAATTTAAAAAAATCATTCAAAAAGACGCTTATTATAAAAGGTGTCAGTATTGAAGTAAATACGGGTGAAGTCGTAGGGCTTTTAGGACCAAACGGAGCCGGAAAAACGACGACTTTTTATCTTATTTGCGGACTTTTGGAACCGGATGAGGGGAAAGTGACGCTTGAAGAACAAGATATTACAAAATATCCTCTTCATAAAAAAGCGAGAATGGGAATCGGATATTTACCTCAAGAAAGTTCGGTTTTTAGGGACTTGAGTGTTGAAGATAATCTCTATATCGTAGCCGAGCAATATTATGATAAAGATACTCAAAAAAAAGTGGTCGAAGACTTGCTTGAGAAGTTTAATATCGAGCCTATCAGAAAAAGAAAAGGGATTAATCTAAGCGGTGGTGAAAGAAGAAGGGTCGAAATAGCAAGAGCGCTTGTGCCAAGACCTAAGTTTTTGTTTTTGGACGAGCCGTTTGCTGGGGTGGACCCGGTAAACGTTAACGATATCAAAGAGCTTGTGAAATTCCTAAGTCAAGAAAATATCGGTGTTATCATCACCGACCACAACGTAAGAGAAACGCTTTCGATTTGTAATAGGGCGTATGTACTAAAAGACGGAAATATCCTAACTCACGGAGATGCGAATCATATCGTAAATCATCCGGAAGTTAAAAAACATTATTTGGGAGAAGAGTTTAGGCTATGA
- the tsaE gene encoding tRNA (adenosine(37)-N6)-threonylcarbamoyltransferase complex ATPase subunit type 1 TsaE, whose protein sequence is MQIEVKNIEDLKNVVECIKNSGKNIIILSGTLGSGKTTLVKEFVKLLGLSDEVTSPTFAIQNVYGEKVYHYDLYNKGVDEFLALGMLEELEKEGYHFLEWGEGLEDILKLYGIDYLLIKITLEGDKRIFECQN, encoded by the coding sequence ATGCAAATCGAGGTAAAAAATATCGAAGATTTGAAAAATGTCGTCGAATGTATAAAAAATAGCGGAAAAAATATAATAATCCTAAGTGGGACTCTTGGCAGCGGAAAAACCACACTTGTAAAAGAGTTCGTCAAATTATTGGGATTAAGTGATGAAGTGACGTCTCCTACGTTTGCCATTCAAAACGTTTATGGTGAAAAAGTTTATCATTACGACCTTTATAATAAAGGAGTTGATGAGTTTTTGGCTCTTGGGATGCTTGAAGAGCTTGAAAAAGAGGGCTATCACTTTTTGGAGTGGGGAGAGGGTCTTGAAGATATTTTGAAACTTTACGGGATTGATTATCTGCTTATAAAAATTACGCTTGAGGGTGATAAAAGGATATTTGAATGTCAAAATTAA
- a CDS encoding HIT family protein codes for MDRLYAPWRREYHVKKQTGCVFCDIAASAENDDENHVFYRDDICFFVMNRFPYNPGHFMIIPIRHVGEYEDLSEKEVCHIAKMAQKGCKILKDFGADGINMGWNLGFDAGAGIPGHIHLHLVPRFKRDTNMMTTVFNTRVYSADFDKIFEEIKEISKKYL; via the coding sequence ATGGATAGACTTTATGCACCGTGGAGAAGAGAGTATCACGTAAAAAAACAAACCGGCTGTGTTTTTTGCGATATTGCCGCTTCTGCTGAAAACGACGATGAAAATCACGTTTTTTATAGAGACGATATCTGCTTTTTTGTGATGAATAGGTTTCCTTATAATCCGGGACATTTTATGATTATTCCTATCCGTCACGTGGGAGAGTATGAAGATTTGAGTGAAAAAGAGGTATGTCATATTGCCAAAATGGCTCAAAAAGGGTGCAAAATCCTAAAAGATTTCGGAGCTGATGGTATAAATATGGGCTGGAATTTGGGTTTTGATGCGGGAGCCGGGATTCCGGGGCATATACATCTTCATTTGGTACCGAGATTTAAAAGAGATACCAATATGATGACGACCGTTTTTAATACCAGGGTTTATAGTGCGGATTTTGATAAGATTTTTGAAGAGATAAAAGAAATTTCGAAAAAATATTTATAA